One window of the Marmota flaviventris isolate mMarFla1 chromosome 2, mMarFla1.hap1, whole genome shotgun sequence genome contains the following:
- the LOC114084706 gene encoding LOW QUALITY PROTEIN: G patch domain-containing protein 4-like (The sequence of the model RefSeq protein was modified relative to this genomic sequence to represent the inferred CDS: deleted 2 bases in 2 codons): protein MSITPEVKSHGMKFAEEQLLKHGWTQGKGLGRKENGITQAIKVTLKQDTHGMGHDPAKEFTHHWWNELFNKIAANLVVETGQDGVQIRRLSKKTTHNHPKPNMLYHKFVKLAMLTSGGEKPDRNLESGSNDDSQGPRPPKILTDEMLLQACEGRTAHKAARLGITMKAKLARLEAQEQAFLAHLKGHVSEASQPQSESQPPNPPKKKRKQKEPRATEHSVDEEHPEHTEHSTRKSKKKKRRHQEEEVSDERGGTAVESGEDEAAGPGGLEEPWSRKQTRQSLKKKKKKKRPHREGEEGEEETGMLGGEGRGKDPASGVGRKEVMSRAHRDPCRRDKKRQPEEDLSVADGDREETALEGAAREAGSSPCGNRSNKKRQQCRKEEEVSDVSCECDNGRTEEIENRGKKRRRQQLREERRRISTDQSTKKKKQKKRD, encoded by the exons ATGAGCATCACCCCAGAGGTCAAGAGTCATGGGATGAAGTTTGCTGAGGAGCAGCTGCTAAAGCATGGATGGACTCAAGGCAAAGGACTAGGCCGGAAGGAGAATGGCATCACCCAGGCCATCAAGGTGACTCTGAAGCAAGATACTCATGGGATGGGACATGATCCTGCCAAGGAGTTCACACACCACTGGTGGAATGAGCTTTTCAACAAGATTGCAGCCAACTTGGTAGTAGAAACTGGGCAGGACGGAGTGCAGATAAGACGCCTTTCCAAGAAGACCACTCATAATCATCCCAAGCCGAACATGCTGTATCACAAGTTCGTGAAGCT GGCCATGCTGACTTCGGGTGGAGAGAAGCCAGACAGAAACTTGGAGAGTGGCAGTAATGACGACAGCCAGGGGCCCAGGCCCCCAAAGATCCTGACTGATGAGATGCTGCTCCAGGCCTGCGAGGGGCGAACAGCACACAAGGCTGCACGTCTTGGGATCACAATGAAGGCCAAGCTTGCTCGGCTAGAGGCCCAGGAGCAGGCCTTCCTGGCTCATCTTAAAGGCCATGTCTCTGAGGCCTCGCAGCCACAGTCTGAAAGCCAgccccccaac cccccaaaaaagaaaaggaaacagaaagagccTAGAGCAACTGAGCACAGTGTGGATGAGGAGCACCCAGAACACACTGAGCACAGCACcaggaaaagcaaaaagaagaaaagacgaCATCAAGAGGAGGAGGTCTCAGATGAGAGAGGGGGAACAGCCGTAGAGAGTGGAGAGGACGAGGCTGCGGGGCCCGGTGGGCTCGAGGAACCCTGGAGCAGAAAGCAAACCCGTCAGtctcttaagaaaaagaagaagaagaagagaccGCAC CgtgaaggggaggaaggggaggaagagacGGGGATGTTGggtggagaaggaagagggaaggatcCTGCAAGTGGTGTTGGGAGAAAGGAGGTGATGAGCAGAGCGCACAGGGACCCCTGCCGCAGAGACAAGAAAAGGCAGCCTGAGGAGGACTTGAGCGTAGCTGATGGGGACAGAGAGGAGACTGCTCTAGAGGGTGCAGCCAGGGAAGCAGGAAGCTCGCCCTGCGGTAACAGAAGCAACAAGAAGAGACAGCAGtgcaggaaagaggaggaggtcTCGGATGTAAGCTGCGAATGTGACAATGGCAGGACTGAGGAAATAGAGAACAGAGGTAAGAAGAGGAGGCGGCAGCAActcagggaggagagaaggagaatcAGCACTGACCAGAgcaccaaaaagaagaaacagaagaagagAGACTGA